Proteins from one Mastacembelus armatus chromosome 16, fMasArm1.2, whole genome shotgun sequence genomic window:
- the tax1bp1b gene encoding tax1-binding protein 1 homolog B isoform X2, whose amino-acid sequence MALFLDRTLISNDMDTSNFAHVIFQNVGKSYLPHDALECHYTLTQFIKPHPKDWVGIFKVGWSTARDYYTFLWSPLPENYVEGTTVNRTVVFQGYYVPNDDGEFYQFCYVTHKGEIRGASTPFQFRASSPSEDELLAVEDECNSDILVVTTKAGFLEKKVEEAQREKEELVKNMALLQQEKEQLEAEKESLQKECEQQKETCAELRRENQEMQNSSQALQEEREEVKRRLEEATARVIQLEEDLIGVTQKGLQKETELDSLKDRVKKLTGEKEALESHLKNEKDEKELYKIHLKNRELENTKLSAELQMLKSVDVNKENTIAQFKEEVGRLQACLTEKEKQYREVLAKVSPLGEMKTLKEQLRQKEEQLQASQQQSSLLASELRDVSSARDRTMSELYRIKMEVDALRQAKAETQAQYVRLESLVEQLKTEAKQEAAKAEEEAAAADPAAVAELQREVEDLKLRLHMAAEHYKEKYKECQRLQKQVLRLSEQHGEPRKSSAQEGTAVPASASPDTSVPGSPGSADPMLEAIIQDKLKGICREASDRNDKYRKCKQMLMEEKERSCMFADELAKMEVKFKEQQKTNESLRLQLAAEEDRYKELQKGLGSSKGDQGAEEKTSVEGIQSSVPLFLQYPVPYAQDAPTPLLVSQSPSKLHFGNPYSVADSKDEADEEFSDDQLLRLPPVGPPSWDSNVVCIQPSRNHGRPEGHEESEEKENNNGNGSEQPTATEALNPFVNDGQTAFCFDPSMDMKRCPLCEVIFPPNYDQSKFEEHVESHWKICPMCSEQFPLDCDQKVFESHVLTHFDGHALNFD is encoded by the exons ATGGCACTGTTCCTCGACAGGACTTTGATAAGCAACGACATGGACACATCAAACTTTGCCCATGTCATCTTCCAGAACGTGGGGAAGAGTTATCTACCACATGATGCCCTGGAGTGTCACTATACCCTGACACAGTTCATCAAGCCACACCCAAAGGACTGGGTGGGCATATTCAAG GTTGGTTGGAGCACAGCGAGGGACTATTACACATTTTTGTGGTCACCTCTCCCTGAGAACTATGTGGAAGGCACCACAGTCAACAGAACAGTGGTGTTTCAGG GATATTATGTGCCAAATGACGATGGCGAGTTCTACCAGTTCTGTTACGTGACCCACAAAGGGGAGATTCGGGGAGCCAGCACGCCATTCCAGTTTCGTGCCAGCAGCCCCTCAGAGGACGAGCTGCTGGCTGTGGAGGATGAATGCAACTCTGACATCCTGGTGGTCACCACCAAGGCAGGCTTCCTCGAG AAAAAGGTGGAAGAAgcccagagagagaaagaggagctAGTCAAAAACATGGCCCTCCTTcagcaggagaaggagcagCTTGAAGCCGAGAAGGAGAGCCTGCAAAAAGAGTGTGAGCAGCAAAAAGAAACCTGTGCTGAGCTGAGGAGAGAGAACCAG GAGATGCAGAATTCTTCTCAGGCCCtgcaagaggagagagaggaggttaAGAGGAGGCTGGAGGAGGCCACAGCCAGAGTTATACAGTTGGAGGAGGATCTGATAGGAGTCACTCAGAAGGGCCTACAGAAGGAAACTGAGTTGGACAG TCTCAAGGATAGAGTGAAGAAACTCACAGGAGAGAAGGAGGCACTTGAGTCTCATCTGAAGAATGAGAAAGATGAGAAGGAACTCTACAAG aTTCACCTGAAAAACCGGGAGCTGGAGAACACTAAACTGAGTGCAGAGTTGCAGATGCTGAAATCTGTGGATGTAAACAAGGAAAACACCATTGCCCAGTTTAAAGAGGAGGTGGGGCGCCTGCAGGCATGCCTCACGGAGAAGGAGAAACAGTACAGAGAAGTCCTGGCCAAAGTCTCCCCCTTG GGAGAAATGAAGACCCTGAAGGAGCAGCTGCGGCagaaggaggagcagctccAGGCCAGCCAGCAACAGTCCTCCCTGTTGGCCTCTGAGTTGAGGGACGTCTCTAGCGCCCGCGACCGTACCATGTCTGAACTCTACCGCATAAAGATGGAGGTCGATGCTCTTCGCCAGGCCAAGGCTGAAACTCAGGCCCAGTATGTCCGCCTGGAGAGCCTGGTAGAGCAGTTAAAGACTGAGGCCAAGCAGGAAGCA GCCAAAGCGGAGGAAGAAGCTGCCGCTGCTGACCCGGCTGCTgtggcagagctgcagagagaggtggaggaccTGAAGCTGCGGCTGCATATGGCTGCAGAGCACTACAAGGAGAAATACAAGGAGTGTCAGAGACTGCAAAAACAAGTACTGAGACTGTCCGAGCAGCATGGG GAGCCGAGGAAAAGCTCAGCACAAGAGGGCACAGCAGTCCCTGCATCAGCGAGTCCAGACACTTCAGTACCTG GGAGTCCAGGCTCTGCTGATCCCATGCTGGAAGCCATCATCCAGGACAAGCTGAAAGGCATCTGTAGAGAGGCGTCTGACAGGAATGACAAGTACAGGAAATGCAAGCAGATGCTGATG GAGGAGAAGGAGCGTAGCTGCATGTTTGCTGATGAACTGGCCAAGATGGAGGTGAAATTTAAGGAGCAACAGAAGACCAATGAAAGCCTGAGGCTGCAGCTGGCGGCAGAGGAGGATCGCTACAAG GAGCTCCAGAAAGGCCTCGGCAGCAGCAAGGGAGATCAGGGAGCCGAGGAGAAAACCAGTGTGGAGGGCATCCAGTCCAGTGTGCCTTTATTCCTGCAGTACCCAGTCCCTTATGCACAGGATGCCCCCACACCCTTGCTTGTGTCTCAGAGCCCCAGCAAGCTGCATTTTGGGAACCCGTACTCCGTAGCAGACTCAAAAG ATGAAGCAGATGAGGAGTTCTCAGATGACCAGCTGCTCAGGCTGCCTCCTGTGGGGCCACCCTCTTGGGACAGTAATGTGGTGTGTATCCAACCCTCCCGCAACCACGGCCGACCAGAAGGTCACGAGGAgtcagaggaaaaagaaaacaacaat GGTAATGGCAGTGAACAGCCCACAGCAACTGAAGCTCTCAACCCTTTTGTGAATGATGGACAAACTGCTTTCTGCTTTGATCCCAG CATGGACATGAAACGATGTCCGCTGTGTGAGGTCATCTTCCCACCCAACTATGACCAAAGCAAGTTTGAGGAGCATGTGGAGAGCCACTGGAAAATCTGCCCCATGTGCAGCGAGCAGTTCCCACTGGACTGCGACCAGAAGGTGTTTGAGAGTCATGTGCTCACTCACTTCGACGGCCACGCGCTCAACTTTGACTAG
- the tax1bp1b gene encoding tax1-binding protein 1 homolog B isoform X1 yields the protein MALFLDRTLISNDMDTSNFAHVIFQNVGKSYLPHDALECHYTLTQFIKPHPKDWVGIFKVGWSTARDYYTFLWSPLPENYVEGTTVNRTVVFQGYYVPNDDGEFYQFCYVTHKGEIRGASTPFQFRASSPSEDELLAVEDECNSDILVVTTKAGFLEKKVEEAQREKEELVKNMALLQQEKEQLEAEKESLQKECEQQKETCAELRRENQEMQNSSQALQEEREEVKRRLEEATARVIQLEEDLIGVTQKGLQKETELDSLKDRVKKLTGEKEALESHLKNEKDEKELYKIHLKNRELENTKLSAELQMLKSVDVNKENTIAQFKEEVGRLQACLTEKEKQYREVLAKVSPLGEMKTLKEQLRQKEEQLQASQQQSSLLASELRDVSSARDRTMSELYRIKMEVDALRQAKAETQAQYVRLESLVEQLKTEAKQEAAKAEEEAAAADPAAVAELQREVEDLKLRLHMAAEHYKEKYKECQRLQKQVLRLSEQHGEPRKSSAQEGTAVPASASPDTSVPGSPGSADPMLEAIIQDKLKGICREASDRNDKYRKCKQMLMEEKERSCMFADELAKMEVKFKEQQKTNESLRLQLAAEEDRYKSQVAEKGRELKELKDTLALVVKEKEKLEGELQKGLGSSKGDQGAEEKTSVEGIQSSVPLFLQYPVPYAQDAPTPLLVSQSPSKLHFGNPYSVADSKDEADEEFSDDQLLRLPPVGPPSWDSNVVCIQPSRNHGRPEGHEESEEKENNNGNGSEQPTATEALNPFVNDGQTAFCFDPSMDMKRCPLCEVIFPPNYDQSKFEEHVESHWKICPMCSEQFPLDCDQKVFESHVLTHFDGHALNFD from the exons ATGGCACTGTTCCTCGACAGGACTTTGATAAGCAACGACATGGACACATCAAACTTTGCCCATGTCATCTTCCAGAACGTGGGGAAGAGTTATCTACCACATGATGCCCTGGAGTGTCACTATACCCTGACACAGTTCATCAAGCCACACCCAAAGGACTGGGTGGGCATATTCAAG GTTGGTTGGAGCACAGCGAGGGACTATTACACATTTTTGTGGTCACCTCTCCCTGAGAACTATGTGGAAGGCACCACAGTCAACAGAACAGTGGTGTTTCAGG GATATTATGTGCCAAATGACGATGGCGAGTTCTACCAGTTCTGTTACGTGACCCACAAAGGGGAGATTCGGGGAGCCAGCACGCCATTCCAGTTTCGTGCCAGCAGCCCCTCAGAGGACGAGCTGCTGGCTGTGGAGGATGAATGCAACTCTGACATCCTGGTGGTCACCACCAAGGCAGGCTTCCTCGAG AAAAAGGTGGAAGAAgcccagagagagaaagaggagctAGTCAAAAACATGGCCCTCCTTcagcaggagaaggagcagCTTGAAGCCGAGAAGGAGAGCCTGCAAAAAGAGTGTGAGCAGCAAAAAGAAACCTGTGCTGAGCTGAGGAGAGAGAACCAG GAGATGCAGAATTCTTCTCAGGCCCtgcaagaggagagagaggaggttaAGAGGAGGCTGGAGGAGGCCACAGCCAGAGTTATACAGTTGGAGGAGGATCTGATAGGAGTCACTCAGAAGGGCCTACAGAAGGAAACTGAGTTGGACAG TCTCAAGGATAGAGTGAAGAAACTCACAGGAGAGAAGGAGGCACTTGAGTCTCATCTGAAGAATGAGAAAGATGAGAAGGAACTCTACAAG aTTCACCTGAAAAACCGGGAGCTGGAGAACACTAAACTGAGTGCAGAGTTGCAGATGCTGAAATCTGTGGATGTAAACAAGGAAAACACCATTGCCCAGTTTAAAGAGGAGGTGGGGCGCCTGCAGGCATGCCTCACGGAGAAGGAGAAACAGTACAGAGAAGTCCTGGCCAAAGTCTCCCCCTTG GGAGAAATGAAGACCCTGAAGGAGCAGCTGCGGCagaaggaggagcagctccAGGCCAGCCAGCAACAGTCCTCCCTGTTGGCCTCTGAGTTGAGGGACGTCTCTAGCGCCCGCGACCGTACCATGTCTGAACTCTACCGCATAAAGATGGAGGTCGATGCTCTTCGCCAGGCCAAGGCTGAAACTCAGGCCCAGTATGTCCGCCTGGAGAGCCTGGTAGAGCAGTTAAAGACTGAGGCCAAGCAGGAAGCA GCCAAAGCGGAGGAAGAAGCTGCCGCTGCTGACCCGGCTGCTgtggcagagctgcagagagaggtggaggaccTGAAGCTGCGGCTGCATATGGCTGCAGAGCACTACAAGGAGAAATACAAGGAGTGTCAGAGACTGCAAAAACAAGTACTGAGACTGTCCGAGCAGCATGGG GAGCCGAGGAAAAGCTCAGCACAAGAGGGCACAGCAGTCCCTGCATCAGCGAGTCCAGACACTTCAGTACCTG GGAGTCCAGGCTCTGCTGATCCCATGCTGGAAGCCATCATCCAGGACAAGCTGAAAGGCATCTGTAGAGAGGCGTCTGACAGGAATGACAAGTACAGGAAATGCAAGCAGATGCTGATG GAGGAGAAGGAGCGTAGCTGCATGTTTGCTGATGAACTGGCCAAGATGGAGGTGAAATTTAAGGAGCAACAGAAGACCAATGAAAGCCTGAGGCTGCAGCTGGCGGCAGAGGAGGATCGCTACAAG AGCCAGGTTGCTGAGAAGGGACGGGAGCTGAAGGAACTGAAAGACACACTAGCACTTGTTgtgaaggagaaggaaaaactgGAGGGG GAGCTCCAGAAAGGCCTCGGCAGCAGCAAGGGAGATCAGGGAGCCGAGGAGAAAACCAGTGTGGAGGGCATCCAGTCCAGTGTGCCTTTATTCCTGCAGTACCCAGTCCCTTATGCACAGGATGCCCCCACACCCTTGCTTGTGTCTCAGAGCCCCAGCAAGCTGCATTTTGGGAACCCGTACTCCGTAGCAGACTCAAAAG ATGAAGCAGATGAGGAGTTCTCAGATGACCAGCTGCTCAGGCTGCCTCCTGTGGGGCCACCCTCTTGGGACAGTAATGTGGTGTGTATCCAACCCTCCCGCAACCACGGCCGACCAGAAGGTCACGAGGAgtcagaggaaaaagaaaacaacaat GGTAATGGCAGTGAACAGCCCACAGCAACTGAAGCTCTCAACCCTTTTGTGAATGATGGACAAACTGCTTTCTGCTTTGATCCCAG CATGGACATGAAACGATGTCCGCTGTGTGAGGTCATCTTCCCACCCAACTATGACCAAAGCAAGTTTGAGGAGCATGTGGAGAGCCACTGGAAAATCTGCCCCATGTGCAGCGAGCAGTTCCCACTGGACTGCGACCAGAAGGTGTTTGAGAGTCATGTGCTCACTCACTTCGACGGCCACGCGCTCAACTTTGACTAG